The following proteins are encoded in a genomic region of Nicotiana sylvestris chromosome 4, ASM39365v2, whole genome shotgun sequence:
- the LOC138889555 gene encoding uncharacterized protein, with product MGVTKKERSLTLRITEDSDMEDDDMKMITKYFKKKKEQVQPKKGNDKGSTKVMLAAWGESSDDDDDVYEHLCPLENLMKKLRACKTESANTVLKNQVHALDTTIKLRSENLKLKLGTGKKSADHKQLTLEEKLGKIKDELYNRDELVKVLKEDLNKVKHELDRTCKCKRSSDALLWLQEHHSSNKRGLGFGNSTPKWDPKRKYFRLPENKIYTHCGNTDRYKSECIAKEKVQVKGNIQIWYMDSGCSKHMTGNKNQFLSLEDLKRGNVSFGNGKKGEIIGVEKVGKTDSHSIENVYLIDGLKYSLISVSQLCDRGNGFLHLYKMLYN from the exons atggGTGTAACTAAGAAGGAAAGAAGCTTGACACTCAGAATCACTGAAGATTCTGATATGGAAGATGATGATATGAAAATGATCACCAAAtacttcaagaa gaagaaggaacaggttcaacccaagaaAGGCAATGACAAAGGATCAACCAAGGTTATGCTcgctgcttggggagaaagctcagatgatgatgatgatgtttacGAGCACTTATGTCCATTGGAGAATCTGATGAAGAAACTAAG GGCTTGTAAAACTGAAAGTGCAAATACTgtgttgaagaaccaggttcatgcACTTGATACAACTATCAAACTGAGATCTGAAAATCTAAAATTAAAATTAGGAACAGGCAAAAAGTCAGCTGATCACAaacaactcactttagaagaaaagttaggaaaaataaaagatgagttgtataacaGGGATGAACTAGTAAAAGTCTTAAAGGAGGATCTGAACAAGGTCAAGCATGAGCTAGATAGAACTTGTAAATGCAAAAGGTCCTCTGATGCACTTTtatggctacaagaacatcatagtagcaacaaaagaggacttggcttTGGGAACTctacacctaagtgggatcccaaaagaaAGTACTTCAGACTCCCTGAGAATAAGATTTACACACATTGTGGTAACACTGATCGCTATAAGAGTGAATGCATTGCAAAAGAGAAG GTACAAGTAAAGGGAAAcatccaaatatggtacatggatagtggttgtTCTAAGCATATGACAGGAAACAAGAACcaattcctttcacttgaggaccttaaaagaggtaatgtctcctttggtaacggaaagaaaggtgagatcattggggttgaaaaggtaggtaagactgattctcactctattgagaatgtctacttgatagatggactGAAGTATAGTCTAATAAGTGTATCACaattgtgtgatagaggtaaTGGTTTCCTTCACCTCTACAAAATGCTTTATAATTAA